The sequence below is a genomic window from Wyeomyia smithii strain HCP4-BCI-WySm-NY-G18 chromosome 1, ASM2978416v1, whole genome shotgun sequence.
TGttttcaataaatcagaatttatttcgggttcattggtaaCCAAAGaatgaaaattcgccaaggaatcatcgaggtatgaatttattaggtatgggtgttgattttggcggttttttccctgttgggtactaattttctttgagcttgcagcactctagcagaattcaatcgaacattgtgggtgtgtaggtcttattaaacaaAGCAACTTTGCAATCTTGCGTTTGAAAAGTTATCTGGATTAAAAAGGTCAGGATTTAAAAGgtcatttaaaaaggtcagattattttcacgcggattttctctaaaaggttatttatgcagattttcaaatttacgtggttttttacgcgaatttttgaattaaagcggtttatcaagcggatttctgtattaacatgtttttttcacgaggcatgtatcccccgcgtaagaaaacctaactgtatttgaaccctTTTCTTATGAATACATATATCTTAGTAGAAATTATCTGaattttacttcaaaaatataaaaaaatgagttaaagatcctactctgaaaaacatataattttaaaaataaaaaaaggattttagaaaatatcggtgatctcaaatttttataaatgaagtattttagatagacaatttagttgcctaaaacgttctatgcgttgcaaaaatgtacactgtgacacacactcttgaaatccaaaacattttcggtgtaggttggtcacaccaagttcccaaataatactaatataatactgttttccagtgaaatgaaaccggtcatcaaaattgattcatttttcgtaaagttctggccattcgaaattcgagagaattttatttatctcaattattttgtctaccccctgtataaaccaggatacttttttggcgaaacaatttcgttgatttggatttttagtggaactaaaaattgtttgttgggtaacagatactttaaacttaaacagttccaagttaaactaaacaattaccagagaattaccaatagactgtcGCTAgacatgtccatcatattataagacttggcaagccaaagaaaatgcattttattataatttcgtatcattgctttttatcggatggtgcaaaaagtttggatatttttttaaagttctccagtactaagttgtcgaattcatctgttcttaggaaactaaatactataaatacctttttagttaccattatttctcagaaactcagtgacacccggggcgaacctttacaccacccccaacaatgctaaatcttgtcgaataacagcacccaacaaatacctagcggcaaaagcaactcctggggtacggtaggtgaggtctccttcttttgggtctcctccagtaaccagccgcactgacttgtgctcacccttataacatcgataattatcgttaacgtcaaaaaattaacgataatatcgatgaccagcatttatcgatattatcgataagtatcgataagtttcccatcactagtatGCGAGTGCTACTGTACGATTACCATGAAAAGGCACTCTCGCTATAGCATTACCGGAGAGAACAAAAAATTCTCTCGACAAAAGTGCGGTGAGAGTTCGCATTCGCACAGTCTTTTCGCTTTTTGGTTTTGTATGAGAACAAGAGAGGCCGAAATAATTCTTTACCACGAGCTAGTATGAGTAGtataaatgtaataaaattttgagtgtaaaatgcgttctctccatcgctagatgtcgatacttaaaataaatagattttgtctcgtttttggttcttcagttgaacagatgtgatgATACTCTTGGAGATTCTCGTTAAACTTGTTTTGTATTTGTAATACGCTTTTAAATCTGAAATGTTACTTGGGTATGAATATGTGTACGTATTTGCattagcattgggcgatacgacggagagtatcgatacttcagaatcgatacccgaagaaccacaagtatcgagatactcaaaatatcggacagaaagtatcgataccagaagtatcgatacaatagctgagatcactttttgaatttttgatattgttgttccagttgaaaaccgaaatacctactcgcgactttcgatttttttaccttatgcacaatgcgcatagTGTCGCATCTAGTGTGCTGTATTGCGcgtcagatgcgctatacagcgcactagatgcgacattcACAATGCGCAATTGTGTATAAggttaaaaaatcgaaagacgcgagtcattatttcggttttcaactgaaacaataatacatttactgaaaaccagtaatcgattcagtgattcgcgaaaatacagcaaaactatttgctgaacagaaaacagtaaatgaatgtttgctggaatccagcaaaagaattgatatgtcaaaaaatttacgtcaagctgtcattagtaaaacgcgccaaatcgctgtgcagctggtacgcgatcatcgctaagctcctgatagcgaatatgggaccatagctaagtccttgttgggctagatgaacttaaaagttgaaatgataatcaaacatctctagttcaacagtaatttgcctatgatccgatgggcggatggaagctggtgcctgacggcaacatggttcccttgaactaactggttaaccagcaaatagATTTATGCTTTGTTGAATGAACAGCAAagtgtcatagctgacaaccagcaagttgtatttcgttttactgaacatgcagtaAACgaccagaccgatgtcatgacaactgtttcctgaagccgccgccgatgatgatggcgctagtgttgaaaatatgatcataagctctgttcattgtgccgcatgtgttactgtacggattttttgcgtgcttctaactatattgaatgtagggctcTCCAGAACGTgatgaaacatgtttgaacgtgaccatttatgtcctgcacaaaatccttAAAACGTTCAAAACGAAACAGTCATTCTTCGCTTTATGCATTtctacacaccacttgcagccacagttgatctcgcatggacggagcttattcggctgtttcgcaagcattGACAGCCTCTTGACGTATAAttgagccagagaaaaacggcttcaagcaaaatgtatggggatgacgttcgtgacagggatgtgcaaacgacctgtcacttttatgcaattgagcatcactgaataattagcaaatttcattttgctgaacagattgctggaagcacagcacaccaaaaatcagcaaaattttggtggtttccagcaatggaaatttgatgtgccgactttttgttgtttttcaggtatctatccgcattctctagagcagcatgaatcaaatgaattcacaaacaaatacatacaggtaatgcagaaattctgagctttagcaaacaaatgaattaaacatcttatatcttcaagatttgtattcactggcccaatgggctgtgaagctcccgtcttatttgtataaattattgacacacttccatattaattgatgaggaagttgatgacatgaaaaagttagatatgtcagcgaaaataagatagtgaagtctaccgctgaatttttctaactaataaatattgcaattttatttttcacttgtactctaacttgtgtcgacggaaagcatgagttagtttccgcttgccaatattcgatctgaacagtgtaaccagaaaacttatatttgtttttaaaatacagtcaaatttcgctcgttgggctatgtttagttgggctacgttttagttggcCTTCCGctagcccaactaaatcgaagccaaacatcatttctgataacgttgaatttcgtttgaggggtttgtggatgcattttaacgcagaaagtagaattaattcaaataaaaacaaatgaagctgagaaTAAATgtgaacaaacaatattttaatcaattgtcagagaaacaatataagttttgtggcttaatacggcaacgtagagctatgcctatttttgaaagtatttgtgaacacgttattattgagcactcctttttggctttaaatgtgtggcttaagtaaaacaaatttcgaatttggccctatgctgcgtttggcttagattttgacagttcgtttggctcacaacattctctctatctatttctccatctaagttttgcaagtgcaaatagacttgtgcgatatttatactgacagtggcagcttttcagtggttccagctcttATGGTCCGTAGGCATAGAacaatatcgatacaaatatcgcgattttcagtatcgatacggtcgacTATCGGACGCctgtgtatcgatccaaaaaatcgaagtaTCGTCTCGAAAGTATCGacatttccgataccgatacaatatcgcccattgctaattTGCATATGTGTATATTTTGTGTATGGTCACAGTTTTATTGCAGGGAAGTTTGAAGAGCTAAATTCAcaacaatgaaaaatatgtttcaaattccTTTCTAGGTAATAATTCCTGAGCAACATTCTAACGAAGCTGGAAATAAAAGTGAAGACGACCAATTACCAGTTTTGATTGGCCTATCTGTTGACGAAATGATCGCAGTGCTTGATAGTATTCCagccaaaaataaaaagataAGCGCTACACCCGCTGAAGAATGTTGGGATTGTGGACAACAGTTTCCTAATCTAAGCCGTAAGAAAAAACATAGGAAAACTTGTTTGGCTATTGGAACACCCGATTCTTTacgtaataaaaattacaaatgcGAAATTTGTAATAAAGAAATTAATACTCGCTCTGGTTATCGCGTGCACCTTACAAAAATTCATGGCAATACAGATGCATCAATCACGTTTTCGGAAGAACTGCAGCGATTACGAGAGCGTAAACGATTGCAGTGTCCATTATGTCCAAACAGATATCatcaaattcatcaattaaaatATCACATAAGAACGCATCAAAGTAAATTGCTGTGTgttaaaaagaacaaaaagtCTTTGTTTCCTGAAGGAAAGCGCATATGTCCAATATGTGGAAAAAATTTCGAGCGAAATCCTTTTTACTTAGAGACCCACATGAAATTTCACCGAAAGGAAAAAGATTTTCAGTGCGATCAATGTGAAAAGGCGTATTTTACCAAGGTACcgtataacatatttttaatgtAATAATCTTCTTATTGAATATGCTAATTTGTCTTTTAAGCATGATCTCAGAAATCATAAGAGTACAGTGCATTCTTCTCACACTCTTTTGTGCGGATATTGCGGAAAATCTTTTGGAACACGTCAAGCATTCACCCGTCACCAACTGATTCACGATGATTCAACAAATGCATATCACTGCACATTTTGTCCCAAAAGTTATCCGAATGCCGGTTCGCTCAAGTATCACGTTATGAAGCATACTGGAGAAAAAGGAAGTCGATGTGAACTTTGTGGCCATGAATTCCGATTTCGCTACATGCTGACACAACACTTAATACGTAATCATAACATAGAAATCGAAGGCGTAAAATTatataagaagaaaaaaaaccacCGTCGTCTGACGAATAAAACTCACTAACAATAAAGTTTTTAGTGGTCTCAAATAATATGTTcgtattttttgaagtagaatacttctctcaggaagttcggctacatagggatgtgaaatgaaaatctaaaaccgaaaaaagtgaaaaatatgtccaatttcaaatgctaataaatcggttagtattcgatggatttccttcgttcttgcagcaatagattggaaaatcttctaagattcttcccaaaataagataattgtaattttattattcacactattgtactattgaaaatagtcaagccttgtcaaaacgaaaaattcgacctctgattggtcgttatatgcttgcttcccaagcacggtcgacagaatcatataccttgcaattgaaaacatgctatttggcttatataagagcctgtttcagccggagccgctcataatagttctagacagcgacaacagcagtcgtccttccttagcagcagcactagccctgtggttggtcaccacgtctcaggagcagcgcggtttttctcagcgtgtgtcgccagacagccattattccccccgtgttggggcagcatgataattgccatcaggaaatccaatttcggaaatcaaaataccttttttaaggaaaataaacaagtcattgaaagttaataatttttgtcaacgcaagcaagcattctgtgttgcatcctggcaattcaaatttgtcgcacccgtctaatttactgaatgtgaaatagcttccacagtgcatgttgtccgtgtatcttaattccaccaatgttagggcagctcaaaggttgtaataagcaaccgattttgaaccgcaacatgcttttttcaaggcaaataaaaaaataattgaaggttaataatttactggcaccaacacaagcagacattctgtgcgggatgcaatcaaattctgttgtagttgtctaattttcactttaattagtaaaccccccactgtaggggcagcgcaaaggcgcgatcagcataaccgacactgAATAAtcaactgccctgttagtacgcattcacaaaagcagttagttcgactatgcagagctaatatgaagtcgattcaatcaatcagtataaacagaatttcgtcgtctcccagctgccaagttgcaacatgatgcaaaacgcaacagcgagcaaacgaaatcgctagatgttacaaaccgcaataagatacgggtgaaaaccgttgcgtgtgtaactgacacgcaagcagccgggttagttttcttgtaaaagtattctacttcaaccttgcggtcgtggctttgcatacaaccttcttgtgattttttcttctAGTTGGAGAGCTACGCCGATGCATTCattctgttttgttttgtagCGTTCAATCTCGTTGATAAAGTGAACAGTTGATAGCTATGACGGATATCATGTGATATCGCCTAGTTGATATCAAATGTCATACACCAAATTTCCCGGGAAAACTAGATGTATCGATTCCGTGATATCCTGGCTCACCAAGATCagtgcatttaaataaaaattatcaaaacgtcgctgataaactggcagttaaggcccgaatacacacacggcgtgacaaTGCCTTCTTGACGAAAATTGCGCCTTCTAGCATCCACCACCTTCTACTCGCGAACACAGATCGCGCAATCACGCCGTCTTTAGCTACGCCGTGTGCACACCTTCTTGTTGCCAAGCCTCCTAAAGTCTGTCTGTCGTCACACGGAAGGCGATAGCCGTGATGATTACAAGGTTTGCAGTAGGCGTGATCGGAAAACTCACAATTTTCGcagttttgattttatttgttttcggtACGGTTTCAATTTGTTCTCGCTCTTGTGATATTTTGTGAAATGGAGTTTGTGGATGTGGATTCCTGCTGTTCGGATTCAGGCGAAGCGCTTGAGAGCTATTGCGATGCGTCAGTATATACTgcgcatttgccgaaaaaaatcaagcaaacaGAAGCAGCAGCATCCTCTCGGAAATCGGTCGACAAGCGCGCTCATATAAACCGGGATAACTGGAACGACGAGTTGGTGGCAGCGCTGATAGCACAGGTGGAGTTGCATCCAGGTTTGTTTCTTCACATTGATTCGTTTCATttacattatttttattttaccgtCATTTTGGATGTTAATTCGCCCAGCTTCCGAAACAAAAACTTCAAAGATTCGGCGTGGGTAAAGGTTCACACTAATGGCAATATGATGAGCATCGGTGATGCCGAGTGTCGCCGCAAGTGGCAGCATTTGtgtaataacaacaacaaactaGCGAATGCATACTATAATGCCAAGTCAGGCGAATCGGCTAAAGGAACACCGAATTGGGTGCACTAGACCGCCATGGAGTTCGTCCGCCAGAATAGGGCAGCGTATAGGACGAGCACCGAATCGAATTTGGTAGGTTTTGTACTTTTGAGCAATTTCATTAACAAATGTCCGGATTTTATTGTATGTTTTTATGTCATTCTTAACCCGTTGTTTCGCTCCTTAGGAAGTTTCCGACAGCCAAAGTGTGCTGAAGGTGTAACAGTCCAACAACGATGGCAAGGCCAAACGCGTGAAGCGGCCAGCGAGAACAGTTGAATCAACACCAATGCCAACGGCTACAGGAGAAGCACTGGAGAGGCTCGACGTAATTATGGAAGCGATTGGACAAAAAAACCAATCCGCATTTGGCTGCGTCGAAAGAATGGGCAACTAAACCAAATGTCTAGCGGAGCGTACGAAGTCAGAGATCAAGGCGATGTTGTCGAAATACTGATCACTTTCGGTAAGTTTGATATGCGCTCTTGCTTCGGACTCTATTTTCTCACTCAATGCAATTTGTTTGATCAAGGTCGCAGAGGAGGAAGAGACGGCAGAGAACCAGTATCGATTAGAATTGGCGAAACAAACAAATGCATCGTGATAGATTTCGTTGATCGAGGCGTAGGGCAACCCTTGTTTGTTTTGGGCGACGATTTGGAGAAACTCGATCTCAGCCGTCACACCAAGATCGTCGTGTTCAAAACGAACGGCGAGTTGCTGTCTGATCCGTCTCTCATTGGAGAAGTAGAAGTCGTAGTAGTCGCAGTAGTCAGTTCTAGAAGTTACTGAATTGcgttcagtaattttagttttgctgtaaaccagtatttcattgataaatttactgaaaaccagtaatcgattcagtgattcgcgaaaatgcagcaaaactatttgctgaacaggaaacagtaaatgaatgtttgctggaatccaacgaaagaattgatatgtcaaaaaatttacatcaagctgtcattagtaaaacgcgccaaatcgctgtgcagctggtacgggatcattgCTAAGTTCCTGATAGCGGATATGAGGccatagctaagtcactgttgggctagatgaacataaaagttgaaatgataatcgtaCATCTCTAgatcaacagtaatttggctatgatccgatgggcggatggaagctgGTGCCAGGAGCCAggaaattgatttatgctttgctgaatgtaaaGCAAATTAtgatagctgacaaccagcaagttgaattttgttttactgaacatgcagcaaacgatgtcacttttatgcaatttaGCATTACTGAACAACAAAACTATATTCAATTACAGATTTCTGAACTTATTTTGATCTAAATGCTTCAATATGGCAATGATGTATTCGATATGTATGTGGTCTAGTGTAtgaaaaagtttcgaaaaattgttgaaccaaACACTGTTCATTCACTTGGTAAGCAAAAAcagtgtaaacaaaaaaaaagttgcccccCTGCCCCCCCTAAaagttgacattggtgcagaattttgttttcaataactctaataggacaaaacgacatcttcagcccatagaaacatctgtgtaaagtatcagccagatcaaaaataattgattgaaatgcttgcgctatgttgcgtggaattgcacaggtttttcagttgatccaccaaggatattgcagcggcaaaagtaccgggtaaatccgcctgcatcaacaaGCTTGGAGTATttgaaccgagctgtgacaattccttaccttgattctcttgtaacctcactggaaacacggttcgatgaagatagtgcacctgacTACGCGTTTTACTTGCTGCATCTCGCTTACGtgatacgcatgtcgttggaagattTCAagtgcaaaaccgaaaatttcgtaaattttaatgaagttgacaattttgtcggagaggtggaagttttgtattgacattgcagcagcatgagagcagaccgtaag
It includes:
- the LOC129718490 gene encoding zinc finger protein 275 isoform X4; this translates as MPRRCVVTGCTTNRDYYEPGIRFFQFPRDDERMRELWKRVIGRDENWKIPKLASVCQRHFLSSEITSDRRLPDSVVPTLNLPSKSPECPLVHQLVETKSPTLKHFVNDVDIGKTEYLSVEQDPNKSLLGTTLIEKIHEINSRELLHCRFCASEIEETLSLSITYLRAAEPVRQSIWDICLKHCDNDSIDENLSKICIDCWQRIQEFEKFVENSLHQQTYIIELYRDKLSIVESCCIKEESPESEHEFEQVIIPEQHSNEAGNKSEDDQLPVLIGLSVDEMIAVLDSIPAKNKKISATPAEECWDCGQQFPNLSRKKKHRKTCLAIGTPDSLRNKNYKCEICNKEINTRSGYRVHLTKIHGNTDASITFSEELQRLRERKRLQCPLCPNRYHQIHQLKYHIRTHQSKLLCVKKNKKSLFPEGKRICPICGKNFERNPFYLETHMKFHRKEKDFQCDQCEKAYFTKHDLRNHKSTVHSSHTLLCGYCGKSFGTRQAFTRHQLIHDDSTNAYHCTFCPKSYPNAGSLKYHVMKHTGEKGSRCELCGHEFRFRYMLTQHLIRNHNIEIEGVKLYKKKKNHRRLTNKTH